One Syntrophales bacterium DNA segment encodes these proteins:
- a CDS encoding PHP-associated domain-containing protein, whose translation MLKVFRCDLHVHTCLSPCAELDMYPRKLVERCLAVGLDAVAICDHNASENIAWVRRCAEGTPLAVLAGMEIASREEVHLLALFDIVEELLPLQEWISRHLPGRNDERRFGCQAIVNDRDEVEGFCDRLLIGATELPLQAIVERIHDLGGLAVASHIDRESFSILSQLGFIVPGPPFDALELSPETGIRGGRIRYPELEQFSFITSSDAHHIRDIGRAWTDVRMHAVTVKELSMAFRKRQGRTIEE comes from the coding sequence ATGCTGAAGGTTTTCCGCTGCGACCTGCACGTTCACACCTGCCTGTCACCGTGCGCGGAGCTGGACATGTACCCCCGAAAGCTGGTCGAGCGCTGCCTGGCCGTCGGGCTGGACGCGGTGGCCATCTGCGATCACAACGCCTCGGAAAACATCGCCTGGGTCCGGCGGTGCGCCGAGGGCACCCCGCTCGCCGTGCTGGCGGGCATGGAGATCGCAAGCCGGGAGGAAGTGCACCTCCTGGCCCTCTTTGATATCGTGGAGGAGCTTCTCCCCCTCCAGGAATGGATCAGCCGCCACCTGCCCGGCCGGAACGACGAGCGGCGCTTCGGATGCCAGGCCATCGTCAACGACCGGGACGAGGTGGAAGGGTTTTGTGATCGCCTGCTCATCGGGGCCACGGAGCTTCCGCTCCAGGCCATCGTAGAGCGAATCCACGACCTGGGTGGACTGGCCGTGGCCTCCCACATCGACCGGGAAAGCTTCAGCATCCTGAGCCAACTCGGATTCATCGTGCCGGGTCCCCCCTTCGATGCACTGGAACTGTCGCCGGAAACGGGGATCCGGGGAGGGCGCATCCGATATCCGGAACTGGAGCAATTCTCCTTCATCACCTCCTCGGATGCCCATCATATCCGGGACATCGGGAGGGCCTGGACGGACGTGAGGATGCATGCCGTGACGGTGAAGGAACTGTCGATGGCCTTCCGGAAACGGCAAGGACGGACCATCGAGGAGTAG
- a CDS encoding (2Fe-2S) ferredoxin domain-containing protein, translating into MAKLNIEDLKKIKERVHAETALRDGERRAKITVHMGTCGIASGARDVMDALIKSIEEAGVTDVIVTTSGCMGLCSREPLVTVELIGQEPIKYEYMNANKMRQVFKKHVLEGEIQTPFVLARGAEIVK; encoded by the coding sequence ATGGCAAAGCTGAATATCGAAGATCTGAAGAAGATCAAGGAGCGCGTCCACGCCGAAACGGCCCTCCGGGACGGTGAACGCCGGGCGAAGATCACCGTGCACATGGGAACCTGCGGCATCGCCTCGGGAGCCCGGGACGTCATGGACGCCCTGATCAAATCCATCGAGGAAGCGGGGGTTACCGACGTGATCGTGACCACCTCCGGCTGCATGGGTCTCTGCAGCCGCGAACCCCTGGTGACGGTGGAGCTGATCGGCCAGGAACCCATCAAATACGAATACATGAACGCCAACAAGATGCGGCAGGTGTTCAAGAAGCACGTCCTGGAGGGAGAGATCCAGACGCCTTTCGTCCTCGCACGGGGCGCGGAAATCGTGAAGTAG
- a CDS encoding NAD(P)H-dependent oxidoreductase subunit E, whose translation MKLGSTELLKEFSEEQIAKLDAIIEKYKGKPGGLIPVLEEAQMVLEYLPIGIQKRIAEGINLPLSRVYGVVTFYSFFTMTPKGRHTVRVCLGTACYVRGGKAIAENIEKVLGVKEGETTADRRFTYESVRCLGACGLGPVVVVDDEVHGRVKPAKVKELLNQYQ comes from the coding sequence ATGAAACTCGGTAGCACAGAACTATTGAAGGAGTTTTCCGAGGAACAGATCGCAAAACTTGACGCGATCATCGAAAAGTACAAGGGCAAACCAGGGGGATTGATCCCCGTCCTGGAAGAGGCCCAGATGGTCCTGGAGTACCTGCCCATCGGCATCCAGAAACGGATCGCCGAAGGTATCAACCTGCCACTCAGCCGTGTGTACGGCGTCGTGACGTTCTACTCCTTCTTCACCATGACCCCCAAGGGCCGGCACACCGTTCGGGTATGCCTCGGCACCGCCTGCTATGTCCGCGGAGGGAAAGCCATCGCGGAAAACATTGAAAAGGTCCTGGGGGTGAAGGAGGGTGAGACGACCGCCGACCGGCGGTTCACCTACGAGTCCGTCCGCTGCCTCGGCGCCTGCGGTCTCGGACCGGTGGTCGTGGTGGACGATGAGGTCCACGGGCGCGTGAAGCCAGCCAAGGTGAAGGAACTGCTCAACCAGTATCAATAA
- a CDS encoding NADH-dependent [FeFe] hydrogenase, group A6 yields MSQVTLTIDNQKVSVETGTTILNAAKQAGIRIPTLCAWQEIGHTPGACRVCMVEVEGQRGLIASCVFPVSEGMVVRTTTDRVRTARRLVVELLLSNHPQECNFCVRNGNCELQRVAEMVGVRSMRFDVPESFPESMIDRSSPSIVRDNRKCINCHRCITVCESVQSVSVLTPSYRGSDVRVTPAFNLPLIESTCVACGQCILACPVGALYEKDDVDAVWKALQDPAKHVIVQEAPAIRAALGEEFSLPPGSLVTGKMIAALRRLGFDKVFDTNFTADLTIIEEGNELLKRVKEGGTLPMITSCSPGWIKFCEHFYPDLLDHLSTCKSPQQMFGALAKTYYAEQAGIDPKDIVVVSIMPCTAKKFEASRPEMNSSGFRDVDYVLTTRELGRMIKESGIDFLNLPDEDYDAPMGEYTGAGTIFGATGGVMEAALRTVYAVVTGGNLPSLDITPVRGLDGVKEAALTVGPLGEVKVAVAHGLSNARKLMDLIREGKADYAFIEIMCCPGGCIAGGGEPIPTNNEIRILRSSALYRDDKDVQKLRQSHENPSITKIYEVFLKEPLGHKSHELLHTHYTQRGTDVPHRAYEGSWEDPHHPAEN; encoded by the coding sequence ATGTCACAAGTAACCCTGACCATAGACAACCAGAAAGTCAGCGTGGAGACGGGGACGACGATCCTGAACGCCGCGAAGCAGGCGGGCATCCGGATCCCCACCCTCTGCGCCTGGCAGGAAATCGGACACACCCCCGGCGCCTGCCGGGTCTGCATGGTGGAGGTGGAGGGCCAGCGGGGCCTCATCGCCTCCTGCGTATTCCCCGTCAGCGAGGGGATGGTCGTCCGGACGACGACCGACCGGGTCCGGACCGCCCGGCGCCTTGTCGTGGAACTGCTCCTGTCCAATCACCCCCAGGAATGCAATTTCTGCGTCCGCAACGGCAACTGCGAGCTCCAGAGGGTCGCCGAAATGGTGGGCGTCCGCTCGATGCGGTTCGACGTCCCAGAGTCCTTCCCGGAGAGCATGATCGACCGGTCCAGCCCGTCCATCGTCCGGGACAACCGCAAGTGCATCAACTGCCACCGCTGCATCACCGTCTGCGAATCCGTCCAGTCGGTGAGCGTCCTGACGCCGTCCTACAGGGGCAGCGACGTCCGGGTCACCCCGGCTTTCAACCTGCCCCTGATCGAGTCCACCTGTGTCGCCTGCGGCCAGTGCATCCTCGCCTGCCCCGTGGGAGCCCTTTATGAGAAGGACGACGTGGACGCCGTCTGGAAGGCCCTCCAGGATCCCGCGAAACACGTGATCGTCCAGGAGGCACCGGCCATCCGGGCCGCCCTCGGCGAGGAATTCAGCCTGCCCCCGGGATCCCTCGTGACGGGCAAAATGATCGCCGCGCTCCGGCGACTGGGCTTTGACAAGGTCTTCGATACGAATTTCACCGCCGACCTGACGATCATCGAGGAAGGAAACGAGCTCCTGAAACGGGTCAAGGAGGGCGGCACGCTGCCCATGATCACCTCCTGCAGCCCCGGGTGGATCAAGTTCTGTGAGCACTTCTACCCGGACCTGCTGGACCACTTGTCCACCTGCAAGTCGCCCCAGCAGATGTTCGGGGCCCTGGCAAAGACGTACTACGCCGAGCAGGCCGGCATCGACCCGAAGGATATCGTCGTCGTCTCCATCATGCCCTGCACGGCCAAGAAGTTCGAGGCCTCCCGGCCGGAGATGAACTCCAGCGGCTTCCGGGACGTGGACTACGTCCTCACGACCCGGGAGCTGGGACGGATGATCAAGGAGTCGGGCATCGACTTCCTCAACCTGCCGGACGAGGACTACGATGCCCCCATGGGCGAGTACACCGGTGCGGGAACGATCTTCGGCGCCACCGGCGGCGTCATGGAGGCGGCCCTCCGGACAGTCTATGCGGTGGTGACCGGCGGAAACCTGCCGAGCCTCGACATCACCCCGGTCCGCGGTCTGGATGGGGTCAAGGAGGCGGCCCTCACGGTCGGCCCCCTGGGCGAGGTGAAGGTGGCCGTCGCCCACGGCCTCAGCAATGCCCGGAAGCTGATGGACCTGATCCGGGAGGGAAAGGCGGACTACGCCTTCATCGAGATCATGTGCTGCCCCGGCGGCTGCATCGCCGGCGGCGGAGAGCCGATCCCGACGAACAACGAGATCCGCATCCTCCGCTCCTCGGCCCTCTACCGGGACGACAAGGACGTCCAGAAGCTCCGCCAATCCCATGAGAACCCGTCGATCACGAAGATCTACGAGGTCTTCCTGAAGGAGCCCCTGGGCCACAAGTCCCATGAGCTTCTGCACACGCACTACACGCAGCGGGGGACCGACGTGCCCCACCGGGCCTACGAAGGGTCGTGGGAGGATCCCCACCACCCGGCGGAAAACTGA
- a CDS encoding tripartite tricarboxylate transporter permease: MDILNGLLYGFSIATQPDHLVLVFAGCLLGTLVGVLPGLGPVAAISILLPLTFQLPPAGAIIMLAGIYYGVMYGGSTTSILVNVPGETASVVTCLDGYQMARQGRAGPALGIAAFGSFIAGTVGIVGLHLIAGPLSSVALKFGPPEYFAIILMGFTFVTYLAPGSPLKAGIMAVLGLILSGVGLDPITAEQRMTFGVINLFEGIGVAPLAMGLFGVAEVLKRLEQASFGRILTVKIRSLFPGRKDWLQARWAIVRGTLTGFFLGLLPGGGPVLSTFVSYGMERRIAKEPERFGRGAIEGVAAPEAANNAAASTSFIPLFTLGIPPNVVLAVLFGAFLVHGIQPGPLLIRDHPDIFWGVVGSMYIGNAMLLVLNLPLIPLWVQVLRIPDRILYPLILLLCVVGAYSINNSVFDIGVMVVFGVAGFFLKRGGYEAAPLILAFVLGPMLEVNLRRSLLISGGDFSIFFTRPIALGAMAACALLLGLSFFRVRKEGPPRHTEAP, encoded by the coding sequence TTGGATATCCTGAACGGTCTCCTTTATGGCTTTTCCATCGCCACCCAGCCCGACCACCTCGTCCTGGTCTTTGCCGGCTGCCTCCTGGGGACGCTGGTCGGCGTACTGCCCGGTCTCGGACCGGTGGCGGCGATTTCCATCCTCCTGCCCCTGACCTTCCAACTGCCGCCGGCCGGGGCGATCATCATGCTCGCGGGGATCTACTACGGGGTGATGTACGGCGGCTCGACCACCTCGATTCTGGTGAACGTTCCCGGTGAGACGGCCTCCGTCGTGACGTGCCTGGACGGCTACCAGATGGCCCGCCAGGGCCGGGCGGGTCCCGCCCTGGGAATCGCCGCCTTCGGGTCCTTCATCGCCGGCACCGTTGGCATCGTCGGCCTGCATCTGATCGCCGGGCCCCTGTCTTCCGTGGCGCTCAAGTTCGGGCCGCCGGAATATTTCGCCATCATCCTCATGGGGTTCACGTTCGTCACGTACCTGGCCCCGGGATCGCCGCTCAAGGCGGGGATCATGGCTGTTCTCGGCCTCATCCTGAGCGGTGTCGGACTGGATCCGATCACGGCGGAGCAGCGGATGACCTTCGGGGTGATCAACCTGTTCGAGGGGATCGGGGTGGCCCCGCTCGCCATGGGGCTCTTCGGCGTCGCGGAGGTCCTGAAGCGACTGGAGCAGGCGTCCTTCGGCAGGATCCTGACGGTGAAAATCCGGAGCCTTTTCCCGGGCCGGAAGGACTGGCTGCAGGCCCGGTGGGCCATTGTCCGGGGAACGCTGACGGGGTTCTTCCTGGGCCTTCTGCCCGGCGGGGGGCCCGTTCTCTCCACATTCGTATCCTACGGCATGGAAAGGCGGATCGCGAAGGAGCCGGAGCGGTTCGGCCGGGGTGCCATCGAGGGGGTAGCGGCCCCCGAGGCAGCGAACAATGCCGCCGCCTCCACGTCCTTCATCCCGCTCTTCACCCTGGGCATCCCGCCGAACGTCGTCCTGGCCGTCCTGTTCGGGGCCTTCCTGGTTCACGGCATCCAGCCGGGGCCCCTGCTGATCCGGGATCATCCGGACATCTTCTGGGGCGTCGTGGGCAGCATGTACATCGGTAATGCCATGCTGCTCGTCCTGAACCTGCCCCTCATCCCCCTGTGGGTTCAGGTCCTCCGGATCCCCGACCGGATCCTGTATCCGCTGATCCTCCTGCTGTGCGTCGTCGGCGCCTATTCCATCAACAACAGCGTCTTCGACATCGGCGTCATGGTGGTCTTCGGCGTTGCCGGCTTCTTCCTGAAAAGGGGAGGCTACGAGGCGGCTCCGCTGATCCTTGCGTTCGTCCTGGGACCCATGCTGGAGGTCAACCTGCGCCGGTCGCTGCTCATCTCCGGCGGTGACTTCTCCATCTTCTTCACCCGCCCGATCGCCCTGGGGGCCATGGCTGCCTGCGCGCTCCTCCTGGGGCTCTCCTTTTTCCGTGTGCGGAAAGAGGGCCCGCCGCGTCACACCGAAGCACCATAA
- a CDS encoding tripartite tricarboxylate transporter TctB family protein: MNRITRDRISGALWLAAAVFVTVSGTRLGIGTYDDPGPGFLLFWSGLGLGLLAVVLLLLSLGGRASAEEGPLRLPRRSGVLVVVSLALYCWLLPGLGYLAATTGLMLVLFGLGRMRIRNVVLGSLMAVILSYILFLHVLKVPLPRGILSF, translated from the coding sequence GTGAACAGGATCACCCGGGATCGGATCAGCGGCGCTCTCTGGCTGGCGGCGGCCGTTTTCGTCACGGTATCGGGAACAAGGCTCGGAATCGGGACGTATGACGACCCCGGCCCGGGCTTTCTTCTCTTCTGGTCGGGCCTCGGCCTGGGCCTGCTGGCCGTCGTTCTCCTGCTCCTGAGCCTGGGGGGCCGGGCGTCGGCGGAGGAAGGGCCCCTGCGGCTTCCGCGACGATCCGGTGTCCTGGTCGTTGTCTCCCTGGCCCTGTATTGCTGGCTGCTGCCGGGGCTGGGCTATCTGGCCGCGACGACGGGATTGATGCTCGTCCTGTTCGGCCTCGGGCGCATGAGGATCCGCAACGTCGTCCTCGGCTCCCTGATGGCGGTCATCCTGAGTTACATTCTTTTTCTCCACGTTCTGAAGGTTCCCCTTCCCCGGGGAATTCTTTCCTTTTGA
- a CDS encoding tripartite tricarboxylate transporter substrate binding protein: MSGRIRFLLTVAVVAAISIGFPVTGPALAAWPERPVTLLVGFAPGGTMDLSARALARAAEKVLGKPVVVENKTGGTGTVALAALLSQKADGYTLCATPSSVLIRVSQMQRVPFKPLTGFRPILGFTTPQLGIVVKQDAPWKSMADLMAYAKKNPGRLKYATTGVGSTTHAAVEEVAAREKVRMVHVPYKGSIEALTALLGGHVDFASVTSEFIPSVKAGQARLLVTMGEKRSPKFPQVPTMKEAGYDFTNDAVYAVVAPANLPPEIAGKLEDAFARAVRDRDFLQALDRIDLVPVYYDSTAFQQFLRVQWKIINRHLRAAGLIRQAATPPE; this comes from the coding sequence ATGAGCGGTAGAATCCGGTTTCTGCTGACCGTTGCCGTTGTGGCGGCCATTTCCATTGGATTTCCGGTGACCGGCCCGGCGCTGGCGGCCTGGCCCGAGCGACCGGTCACCCTGCTGGTCGGCTTTGCTCCCGGCGGGACCATGGATCTGAGCGCAAGGGCTCTCGCCCGGGCGGCGGAGAAGGTCCTGGGAAAGCCGGTCGTGGTCGAGAACAAGACCGGAGGGACGGGGACCGTGGCCCTGGCGGCCCTGCTTTCCCAGAAAGCGGACGGCTACACCCTCTGCGCCACGCCCAGTTCAGTTCTGATCCGGGTCTCCCAGATGCAGCGGGTGCCCTTCAAGCCGCTGACGGGCTTCCGGCCCATCCTCGGCTTCACCACCCCGCAGCTGGGGATCGTTGTGAAACAGGACGCACCCTGGAAATCCATGGCCGACCTTATGGCCTATGCGAAGAAGAACCCCGGCCGGCTGAAGTATGCCACTACCGGCGTGGGGAGCACGACCCATGCCGCGGTGGAGGAGGTTGCCGCCCGGGAGAAGGTGCGCATGGTGCACGTGCCCTACAAGGGCAGCATCGAGGCACTGACGGCTCTCCTGGGCGGGCACGTCGACTTCGCCTCCGTCACCTCCGAATTCATTCCTTCGGTGAAGGCCGGCCAGGCCCGCCTGCTGGTCACGATGGGGGAAAAACGGTCGCCTAAATTTCCGCAGGTGCCGACGATGAAGGAAGCCGGCTACGATTTCACGAACGACGCGGTCTATGCCGTCGTCGCACCGGCGAATCTGCCGCCGGAAATTGCGGGGAAGCTGGAGGATGCATTTGCCCGGGCTGTCCGGGACAGGGACTTCCTGCAGGCCCTCGACCGGATCGACCTGGTTCCGGTGTATTACGATTCGACGGCGTTCCAGCAGTTCCTGCGGGTTCAGTGGAAGATCATCAACCGGCACCTGAGGGCGGCGGGCCTCATCCGGCAGGCGGCCACGCCTCCGGAGTAG
- a CDS encoding NADH-ubiquinone oxidoreductase-F iron-sulfur binding region domain-containing protein — MKVFRSHLLLCGGTGCHASGSLMVKKALVAELMKRNLADEIKLVETGCNGFCAQGPIMVVYPEGVIYMMIKPEDVPELVEEHLVKGRILERLLYREPTTEAVIPTMQEIPFFALQELRVLRNRGLIDPERIEEYIARDGYAGMAKALTEMSSADIVQTMLDSGLRGRGGAGFPTGLKWKFCSTSPGDIKYVLCNADEGDPGAFMDRSVLEADPHAVLEGMVIAAKAIGAHHGYIYCRAEYPLAIHRLNIAINQAQDMGLLGKDILGTGFDFDLEIYQGAGAFVCGEETALMTSIEGKRGMPRPRPPFPAVAGLWQRPSVLNNVETFANVAQIILKGAAWHAGVGSEKSKGTKVFALTGDVNNVGLVEVPMGTPLGTIVYDIGGGIPKNKKFKAAQLGGPSGGCIPVQHLNAPVDYEKVAELGAIMGSGGLIVMNEDNCAVDMARFFMDFCQDESCGKCTPCREGTKRMLEILTNIAHGKGKEGDIELLEEMAGIIKDASLCGLGQTAPNPVLSTIRYFRNEYEEHIRDKHCRAAVCSSLFKSPCQNTCPIGMDVPAYIGLIRAERFEDAYKVLLKTNPFPSVCGRVCDHKCQSKCRRGKMDEPIAIKFLKRFITDSAPRPEVSPVPVIRKEKIAVVGAGPAGLTAARDLALRGYAVTVFEELPDPGGMLRWAIPSYRLPRNILAGEIDDIRRLGVEIRCNVRVGKDLPFDKLGKDFDYVYLATGAHKSTKMDVPGEDLQGVWGGVEFLRAFNLDENAWMKGTRTLGSKVAVIGGGNSAIDAARCAKRMGADVTILYRRERKEMPAAEEEVTAALDEDIKIEFLAAPLRVEGKDGKVSGITCERMKLGDFDRSGRRRPIPIPGSEFTLSVDAVVAAIGQVPDMAFVPKDSGIVINKWTCYDLAKGSKSRTTSPKFYAGGDAVTGPDTVIGAIAAGHQAAADIDADIRTAAGEPAWEAPAEEKIDVPLIIDEETQEAPQTKMPELHGAGRNTSFAEVELGFTRELAIAEACRCLRCDAEV, encoded by the coding sequence ATGAAAGTATTTCGTTCACATCTGTTGCTCTGCGGGGGAACGGGGTGTCACGCCTCGGGAAGCCTGATGGTCAAAAAGGCCCTGGTGGCCGAGCTGATGAAGCGCAATCTCGCCGACGAGATCAAGCTCGTTGAGACGGGCTGCAACGGATTCTGCGCCCAGGGCCCCATCATGGTGGTCTACCCCGAGGGTGTTATCTATATGATGATCAAGCCGGAGGACGTGCCGGAGCTGGTGGAAGAACACCTGGTGAAGGGGCGTATCCTGGAGCGCCTGCTGTACCGGGAACCGACCACGGAAGCGGTCATCCCGACCATGCAGGAAATTCCCTTCTTCGCCCTGCAGGAGCTGCGGGTTCTCCGCAACCGGGGCCTCATCGACCCGGAACGGATCGAGGAGTACATCGCCCGGGACGGTTACGCCGGCATGGCAAAGGCCCTGACCGAGATGTCCTCCGCGGACATCGTCCAGACGATGCTGGACTCGGGCCTCCGCGGCCGCGGCGGCGCCGGATTCCCCACGGGCCTGAAGTGGAAATTCTGCTCCACCTCCCCCGGCGACATCAAATACGTCCTCTGTAACGCCGACGAGGGCGATCCGGGGGCCTTCATGGACCGCAGCGTCCTGGAGGCGGACCCCCACGCGGTTCTCGAGGGCATGGTCATCGCGGCCAAGGCCATCGGAGCCCACCACGGATACATCTACTGCCGGGCCGAGTATCCCCTGGCCATCCACCGCCTGAACATCGCCATCAACCAGGCCCAGGACATGGGCCTCCTGGGAAAGGACATCCTGGGAACGGGCTTCGACTTCGACCTGGAGATCTACCAGGGCGCCGGCGCGTTCGTCTGCGGCGAAGAGACGGCGCTCATGACCTCCATCGAGGGCAAGCGGGGCATGCCCCGCCCGCGGCCGCCCTTCCCCGCCGTAGCGGGCCTCTGGCAGCGGCCGTCGGTCCTGAACAACGTGGAGACCTTCGCGAATGTCGCCCAGATCATCCTGAAGGGCGCCGCGTGGCACGCCGGCGTCGGCTCCGAGAAGAGCAAGGGGACCAAGGTCTTCGCGCTGACGGGCGACGTGAACAACGTGGGCCTCGTGGAAGTCCCCATGGGAACCCCACTGGGAACGATCGTCTACGACATCGGCGGCGGCATCCCCAAGAACAAGAAATTCAAGGCCGCACAGTTGGGCGGCCCCTCCGGCGGCTGCATCCCCGTCCAGCACCTGAACGCCCCGGTGGATTATGAAAAAGTGGCCGAACTGGGCGCCATCATGGGCTCCGGCGGCCTCATCGTCATGAACGAGGACAACTGCGCCGTCGACATGGCCCGGTTTTTCATGGATTTCTGCCAGGACGAATCCTGCGGAAAGTGCACCCCCTGCCGCGAGGGAACCAAGCGGATGCTGGAGATCCTCACGAACATCGCCCATGGCAAGGGCAAGGAGGGCGACATCGAGCTTCTGGAGGAGATGGCCGGTATCATCAAGGACGCCTCCCTCTGCGGCCTCGGCCAGACGGCGCCCAATCCGGTGCTCAGCACCATCCGCTACTTCCGCAATGAGTACGAGGAGCACATCCGGGACAAGCACTGCCGGGCCGCCGTCTGCTCGTCCCTTTTCAAGTCACCCTGCCAGAACACCTGCCCCATCGGGATGGACGTTCCGGCCTACATCGGCCTGATCCGGGCGGAGCGGTTCGAGGACGCCTACAAGGTGCTCCTGAAGACGAACCCCTTCCCATCTGTCTGCGGCCGGGTGTGCGACCACAAATGCCAGTCCAAGTGCCGCCGGGGAAAGATGGACGAGCCCATCGCCATCAAGTTCCTCAAGCGGTTCATCACCGACAGCGCCCCGCGGCCCGAGGTCAGCCCCGTTCCGGTCATCCGGAAGGAGAAGATCGCCGTGGTCGGCGCCGGTCCGGCGGGCCTCACGGCCGCCCGGGACCTGGCACTCCGGGGCTACGCCGTGACGGTCTTCGAGGAGCTTCCCGATCCGGGCGGCATGCTGCGCTGGGCCATTCCGTCCTACCGGCTGCCCCGGAACATCCTGGCCGGCGAGATCGACGACATCCGCCGGCTCGGCGTAGAGATCCGGTGCAATGTCCGGGTCGGAAAGGATCTCCCCTTCGACAAGCTGGGCAAGGACTTCGACTACGTCTACCTGGCCACGGGCGCCCACAAGAGCACGAAAATGGACGTCCCGGGGGAGGATCTCCAGGGCGTCTGGGGCGGCGTGGAATTCCTGCGGGCCTTCAACCTCGATGAAAACGCCTGGATGAAGGGCACCAGGACCCTCGGATCGAAGGTGGCCGTCATCGGCGGCGGCAACTCCGCCATCGACGCCGCCCGCTGCGCGAAGCGGATGGGTGCCGACGTGACCATCCTCTACCGGCGTGAGCGGAAGGAAATGCCCGCCGCGGAGGAGGAAGTCACAGCGGCCCTGGACGAGGACATCAAGATCGAGTTCCTCGCGGCGCCCCTGCGCGTAGAGGGGAAAGACGGCAAGGTCAGCGGCATCACCTGCGAGCGCATGAAGCTCGGTGACTTCGACCGGAGTGGCCGCAGGCGGCCCATCCCCATCCCCGGCTCCGAGTTCACCCTCTCCGTGGACGCCGTTGTGGCGGCCATCGGCCAGGTGCCCGACATGGCCTTCGTTCCCAAGGACAGCGGCATCGTCATCAACAAGTGGACCTGTTACGACCTGGCCAAGGGGAGCAAATCCCGGACGACGAGCCCGAAGTTCTACGCCGGGGGCGACGCGGTCACGGGTCCCGACACGGTGATCGGCGCCATCGCCGCAGGCCATCAGGCGGCGGCCGACATCGACGCCGACATCCGGACCGCAGCGGGCGAGCCAGCCTGGGAAGCGCCGGCGGAGGAGAAGATCGACGTTCCCCTCATCATCGACGAGGAGACCCAGGAGGCACCCCAGACGAAAATGCCGGAGCTCCACGGAGCCGGGCGGAACACGTCTTTCGCAGAGGTCGAACTCGGATTCACCCGGGAGCTGGCCATCGCGGAGGCCTGCCGCTGCCTGCGCTGCGACGCGGAAGTATAA
- a CDS encoding DRTGG domain-containing protein encodes MATIVKALGLKIRHGADLLDRNVTGGFTGDLLSDVMAHSSEGDLWITRQIHQNIIAVASLKDHAGIVLVQGNEPAADTLEKAAKENVPILVSDLSGFETAGKIYEILNVRGG; translated from the coding sequence TTGGCAACCATCGTAAAGGCGTTGGGCCTGAAGATCCGACATGGAGCCGATCTGCTGGACAGGAACGTGACGGGAGGATTCACGGGGGATTTGCTGAGCGACGTCATGGCCCACAGCAGTGAAGGAGATCTCTGGATCACCCGCCAGATCCACCAGAACATCATCGCTGTCGCCAGCCTCAAGGATCATGCCGGCATCGTTCTGGTACAGGGAAACGAACCGGCCGCAGACACCCTGGAGAAGGCCGCAAAGGAGAATGTGCCGATTCTCGTATCGGATCTGTCGGGCTTTGAAACGGCCGGCAAGATTTATGAAATCCTGAATGTACGGGGAGGATGA
- a CDS encoding sensor histidine kinase: MLELSLHVLDIAENSTRAEAKHIFITIRENPERDRLTLEIRDDGVGMTEETLAKVLDPFYTTKKVRRVGLGLPMLAEAAGKTGGGLTVESRPGEGTNVRVTFGLAHIDRQPLGDIAGTLVTILTGHPDIELVYRHERNGRSFVLDTRDIREEVGDIPLNHPEILAWIRSQVDEGLTEIKAGA, translated from the coding sequence ATGCTGGAGCTCTCCCTGCACGTACTGGACATTGCGGAAAATTCCACCCGGGCGGAGGCAAAGCACATATTCATCACCATCCGGGAGAACCCTGAGCGGGACCGCCTGACGCTGGAGATCCGGGATGACGGGGTCGGAATGACGGAAGAGACCCTCGCAAAGGTGCTGGATCCGTTTTATACGACCAAGAAAGTCCGCCGTGTCGGCCTGGGGCTTCCCATGCTGGCGGAGGCCGCGGGAAAGACCGGAGGCGGACTGACAGTGGAATCGAGACCCGGCGAGGGCACGAACGTCCGGGTGACATTCGGGCTCGCGCACATTGACCGCCAACCCCTGGGCGACATTGCCGGAACCCTGGTGACCATTCTCACGGGTCACCCCGATATCGAACTGGTGTACCGCCATGAGCGGAACGGCAGGAGTTTTGTCCTGGATACCCGGGACATCCGGGAGGAAGTCGGGGATATCCCCCTCAACCATCCGGAGATCCTGGCCTGGATTCGCAGCCAGGTGGACGAAGGCTTAACGGAAATCAAAGCAGGGGCCTGA